From one Halosimplex rubrum genomic stretch:
- a CDS encoding NuoI/complex I 23 kDa subunit family protein, translating to MIGILKSMATTMKHALDGETFTVEYPETPPEVSPRFRGVHKFSQERCIWCRQCENVCPNDTIQIVTDDQRNGEQYNLHIGQCIYCRLCEEVCPVDAILLTQNFEWTADTKDEFVLDKEQLKNVPWYKDIDPLESREPDRGGWIGEGDGEVDYQ from the coding sequence ATGATAGGCATCCTCAAGTCGATGGCAACGACGATGAAACACGCGCTCGACGGCGAGACGTTCACCGTCGAGTATCCCGAGACCCCGCCGGAAGTGAGTCCGCGCTTCCGCGGCGTCCACAAGTTCAGCCAGGAGCGCTGCATCTGGTGTCGCCAGTGCGAGAACGTCTGCCCGAACGACACCATCCAGATCGTCACCGACGACCAGCGCAACGGCGAGCAGTACAACCTCCACATCGGCCAGTGCATCTACTGCCGCCTGTGCGAGGAGGTCTGCCCCGTCGACGCCATCCTGCTCACGCAGAACTTCGAGTGGACCGCCGACACCAAAGACGAGTTCGTCCTCGACAAGGAACAGCTCAAGAACGTTCCCTGGTACAAGGACATCGACCCGCTCGAATCCCGTGAGCCTGACCGGGGCGGCTGGATCGGCGAAGGCGACGGCGAAGTGGACTATCAGTAA